A single window of Nematostella vectensis chromosome 4, jaNemVect1.1, whole genome shotgun sequence DNA harbors:
- the LOC125561903 gene encoding transcription initiation factor IIB-like, with the protein MEEQTVKRMVEDQSPPPYNIPGGPVPEINVPTLMPEFALFDRALTEYETSRASLGDEDSSNTLCNHDDLVTEDGVTSCLECGEQMQRVIAHEREWGFYGHSDGKRSSNPSRVQIRRSEDRNIDKDVENMGFSGVIVAKANEIYTQVTKGQIFRGDPRKAIVFACIYYACKMSGKCQTPKTLMETFGLSRKSCLKGLKIFSVNMPKDYLLHGTSPTVVDHIRDVMDRFSASPAQKGEVVQLYYRSKNRSSELNRARPQSFAVALTYYWVRLKGVDITLKKFSERTGVSELTISRKAREVATVLGTPGVV; encoded by the coding sequence ATGGAGGAACAAACGGTTAAACGTATGGTTGAAGATcagtcaccaccaccatataaTATCCCCGGCGGACCGGTGCCTGAGATTAACGTCCCCACCCTCATGCCGGAATTTGCACTGTTTGACCGAGCCCTCACCGAATACGAGACTAGTAGAGCCTCCTTGGGAGACGAGGATAGTAGTAACACCCTTTGCAATCATGACGACCTGGTCACAGAAGACGGGGTCACTAGTTGCTTAGAGTGCGGGGAACAGATGCAGCGCGTGATCGCGCACGAAAGGGAATGGGGTTTTTACGGACATTCCGACGGCAAACGGTCTTCGAATCCAAGTCGGGTCCAGATACGTAGGTCTGAGGATAGAAATATTGACAAGGATGTGGAGAATATGGGTTTTAGTGGGGTAATTGTAGCCAAAGCTAACGAGATATACACTCAGGTGACGAAAGGCCAGATTTTTCGCGGCGACCCACGGAAGGCGATCGTCTTTGCATGCATTTACTACGCCTGCAAGATGTCCGGTAAGTGTCAGACACCGAAAACCTTAATGGAGACTTTTGGATTGAGCAGGAAGAGTTGTCTTAAGGGTCTAAAAATCTTTAGTGTTAACATGCCTAAAGATTACTTACTACACGGAACGTCTCCCACCGTCGTGGACCACATTCGcgatgtgatggatagattcTCGGCGTCCCCCGCACAGAAGGGAGAGGTGGTCCAGCTCTACTACAGATCTAAGAATCGCTCGTCTGAGTTGAATCGCGCTCGCCCGCAATCCTTTGCGGTCGCTTTAACCTATTACTGGGTACGGCTAAAGGGGGTCGATATTACACTTAAAAAATTCTCCGAGAGAACGGGCGTCTCCGAGTTAACCATCAGTAGGAAAGCGAGAGAAGTGGCCACAGTCCTAGGTACGCCCGGTGTGGTATGA